GGTGGGGCGAGGTGCGGTGGGCCGAGTGGCCGGAGATCGATCCGGCGGCAAGGATATGGACGGTTCCCGAATCCCGCATGAAGACCAAGCGGGAGCACCGGGTGCCGCTGTGTGGCCGGGCGGTGGAGATTCTGGAGGAAGCCCGGACGCTGGAGGATGGAGCCGTCCGGTTGATCTTCACGCGGGGGGGCGGAAAGCCCCTCGGCTCCGGCCGGTTGCGCAAACTGCTGCGGTGGAACAAGGTCGAGGCGGCGTACCGGCGCACGGACCTGTTCGAGCGCCGGCGCCGTCTCATGGAGGACTGGTCGAGCTATCTGGCTGGCGAGAGTCGGTCTCGGGCGTCCGTCGGG
This genomic window from Acidobacteriota bacterium contains:
- a CDS encoding site-specific integrase codes for the protein WGEVRWAEWPEIDPAARIWTVPESRMKTKREHRVPLCGRAVEILEEARTLEDGAVRLIFTRGGGKPLGSGRLRKLLRWNKVEAAYRRTDLFERRRRLMEDWSSYLAGESRSRASVGLR